From the genome of Colletotrichum destructivum chromosome 10, complete sequence, one region includes:
- a CDS encoding Putative nascent polypeptide-associated complex NAC domain, NAC A/B domain superfamily: MSDVQERLKKLGASARIGIGKGTPRRKMKRAPARSAADDKKLQAALKKLNVQPIQAIEEVNMFKSDGNVIHFAAPKVHAAVPANTFAIYGNGEDKELTELVPGILNQLGPDSLASLRKLAESYQNMQKEGKDGEEDDIPDLVEGENFESKVE; encoded by the exons ATGTCGGACGTTCAGGAACGcctcaagaagctcggcgCCTCCGCGCGTATCGGTAT CGGCAAGGGCACCCCCCGCAGAAAGATGAAGCGTGCGCCCGCGCGCTCCGCtgccgacgacaagaagctcCAGGCCGCTCTGAAGAAGCTCAACGTCCAGCCCAtccaggccatcgaggaggtCAACATGTTCAAGTCCGACGGCAACGTCATCCACTTCGCTGCTCCCAAGG TTCACGCCGCTGTCCCCGCCAACACCTTCGCCATCTACGGCAACGGTGAGGACAAGGAGCTCACCGAGCTCGTCCCCGGCATCCTTAACCAGCTCGGCCCCGACTCCCTCGCCTCTCTCCGCAAGCTCGCCGAGAGCTACCAGAACATGCagaaggagggcaaggacggtgaggaggacgacatccccgacctcgtcgagggtgaGAACTTCGAGAGCAAGGTCGAGTAA